From a region of the Triticum aestivum cultivar Chinese Spring chromosome 7D, IWGSC CS RefSeq v2.1, whole genome shotgun sequence genome:
- the LOC123165372 gene encoding aspartyl protease AED1-like, translating into MASPLFLCILLVVFGSYLSTISAAGDGHFRHKMSAPPPQSYDTRMFLSVTPRPDRAGAAAPLVHRHGPCAKSPSTDKPSSFAEALHRSRVRADYIMSRALRGRDTTTTIEMQEQEGKVSIPAHLDTSVDSQEYVVTLGLGTPAVEQVLLMDTGSDLSWVQCAPCNSTDCYPQKDPLFDPRKSSTYAPIPCGSDLCKSLQSDHFDNGCSMNGNGTQSQCGYRVEYGGGLKTRGVYSNEALTMAPGVVIKDFHFGCAYKQIGSDDKSDGLLGLGGAPESLPVQTSAVYGGSFSYCLPPVSSGTGFLALGAPSNTSGFSFTPMTPFMDYATFYLVKLTGISVGGKQLRIPPKVFEGGLIVDCGNIISHLPSTPYAELQSAFRAAMAAYPLIPSDEYDTCYNFTGYSNITVPKVALTFTGGVTVDLDVPNGVLLDGCLAFTESGLDDYVGFLGNVQMRTLEMLYDVRGGRLGFRAGAC; encoded by the exons ATGGCTTCTCCCTTGTTCTTGTGTATCCTCCTGGTCGTATTTGGCAGCTACCTTTCCACCATTTCTGCTGCAGGCGACG GTCATTTCAGACACAAGATGTCTGCTCCACCTCCACAG TCGTATGACACTCGGATGTTTCTTTCAGTGACGCCGCGGCCAGACCGCGCCGGCGCCGCTGCGCCGCTGGTGCACAGGCACGGACCCTGCGCCAAGTCGCCGTCCACCGACAAGCCATCATCTTTCGCCGAGGCGCTTCACAGAAGCCGCGTCCGTGCAGACTACATCATGAGCCGAGCGCTGAGGGGGAGggacaccaccaccaccatagAGATGCAGGAGCAGGAGGGCAAGGTGAGCATCCCGGCGCACCTGGACACCTCCGTGGACTCGCAAGAGTACGTGGTGACGTTGGGCCTGGGCACGCCGGCCGTGGAGCAGGTCCTCCTCATGGACACCGGCAGCGACCTGTCATGGGTGCAGTGCGCACCATGCAACTCCACCGACTGCTACCCTCAGAAGGATCCCTTGTTCGACCCGCGCAAGTCGTCCACGTACGCTCCCATCCCCTGCGGCTCCGACCTGTGCAAGAGCCTCCAATCCGACCACTTCGACAATGGCTGCAGCATGAATGGCAATGGCACCCAGTCCCAGTGCGGGTATCGAGTCGAGTACGGAGGAGGATTAAAGACCAGGGGCGTGTACAGCAACGAGGCGCTCACGATGGCGCCCGGCGTCGTCATCAAGGACTTCCATTTCGGCTGTGCATACAAGCAGATTGGCTCCGACGACAAGTCCGACGGCCTGCTCGGGCTCGGTGGCGCGCCCGAGTCGCTCCCGGTTCAGACCTCGGCGGTCTACGGCGGCTCTTTCTCCTACTGCCTCCCGCCGGTGAGCAGCGGCACCGGGTTCCTCGCCCTCGGCGCGCCCAGCAACACCTCGGGCTTCTCCTTCACGCCCATGACCCCCTTCATGGATTACGCTACCTTCTACCTGGTGAAGCTCACCGGCATCAGCGTCGGCGGGAAGCAGCTCCGTATACCGCCAAAGGTGTTCGAGGGGGGCCTGATCGTGGACTGCGGCAATATCATCTCACATCTGCCATCGACGCCCTATGCGGAACTGCAGTCCGCGTTCCGGGCGGCCATGGCGGCTTACCCGCTCATCCCGAGCGACGAGTACGACACATGCTACAACTTCACCGGATACAGCAACATCACCGTGCCCAAGGTCGCTCTCACGTTCACCGGCGGCGTCACGGTCGACCTCGATGTCCCTAACGGGGTTCTGTTGGATGGTTGTCTGGCCTTCACCGAGTCCGGGCTAGATGATTACGTCGGGTTCCTCGGTAATGTCCAGATGAGAACGTTGGAGATGTTGTACGATGTCAGGGGTGGTAGactcggattccgggcaggtgcctGCTGA